The Stigmatella ashevillena genomic sequence TTGGGCGTGCAGATGAAGGTCAGGTGCTCGACGCGCGCCACGTCATTGGGGTTCGAGCGGTGCAGGTAGCACCCGGGGCGCTTCTCCTGGTTGAGCGGGATGAGGATGCCCTCCTTCACCGCCTGCTCGGTCAGGCGCTTCTTCTCCGCTTCGGAGCCATCACACCAGATGATGCGATCCGGTTGTGTCATCTGCGCACAGCGGGCCACCCAGTTCAGCAAAGCCACGTTCTTCGTCGGAGCGTCAGAAGTGACGGCCGCCCTCTGCGTTGAAGCCATGGAATTATCCTCGTGCCGCCGCATGTGGACTGCCCCCCAGCCCCGGCCCTGGCTCGGAGGCTTGGACCGTACCAAGCAGGCGAGGTATCAATTTTGAGAACGGGCCTTTTAAAAGCAACACCCGTCCGGTGGTGAACCTGCCCGGCCCCTCAGGGTTCTCTAATTTCACTTATCAGCGAGCGGTTTTTTGATTGTTGACGATGCAGTGCGTCGTGGGTCTGTGTCCATTGGATGACGATGACGCAGGGGGCCACGGCATGGCAGCGCGGAATTCATGATGCAGCGGGTCTTCACCACGCGTGCGGTGAATGATGCGCCCGGTTCAGACCCTGGGAGCGATACATTTTTTTGTTGAGAGGCAATGACGGTCTGGATGAGTGCAGGCACCGCAATGACATCCGTGACGTCAAAGATGACCGGGCGGGAGAGCGGGCATAGAGTCCGGCCGCTCTCCAACCTCCCCCAGAGGGAAAGGACGAAGTGAGGACGATGAAGGCGTTTCTCGGGTACGTAGCCGGTGTTCTCTTGGCCCTCACCACTTCACCCGCATGGGCGCAGCTGGAACTGCCCCCGGCAAGCCCGGCGGCGAAGGTGATGCAGGTGGTCGGATTGACCGAAATCTCGGTCGACTATTCGAGCCCCGCGGTCAAGGGGCGGCAGATCTGGGGCGGGTTGGTGCCCTGGGAGCAAGTGTGGCGGACCGGCGCGAACGCGGCCACGAAGATCACCTTCGGCCGCGATGTGACCTTCGGGGGCAAGCCGGTTCCAGCGGGCACCTACGCGCTCGTCACCATTCCCTCGGAGAAGGGGTGGACGGTCGTGCTGAACAAAGAGCTCCGCTTGTACGGTGGCGGAAAGAGCTACGACGCCAAGGACGATGTCGTGCGCGTTTCTGGCGCGGCCTCCGAGATTCCCAACCGCGAGCGCTTGGCGTTCCTCTTCTCCAACACGACCGATGATCAGACGTCGCTGGACATGGAGTGGGAGAAGCTGCGCATCTCGGTGCCCATCCAGGCGAACACGGCCGCGCAGGCGCAGGAGAACATCCAGGCCATGGTGAATGGCTCCTGGCGGTCGCTGGCCAACGCCGGACGCTACGTGGCCGATACGTCGAAGGACTACCCCACGGCGCTGAAGTACCTGGACTCCTCGCTCGCCATCCAGTCGCACTGGTACAACAACTGGTTCAAGGCCGACATCCTGGCCCGCTCGGGCAAGTACGCCGAGGCCCGCAAGCTGGCGCAGACCGCCTGGGACATGGGGCAGAAGGACCCGAACTTCTTCGTCAAGGACGCGGTCGCCAAGGCGCTCGTGGACTGGAAGGGGAAGAAGTAGTTCCTCCCCGGGCCTGGGAGCCTCCTGCCCTTCAGTGAGGGGAGGCTCTCGTGCTCAGGCGGCGGTAGATGGCCTCGTAGCGGTCGATGGCCGGCGCGAGTTGGAAACACGCCAGGACATGCTGACGGGCGTTGCGCGAGAAGAGGCGCCAGTGCTCTGGGTCTCGGACCAGCGCGAGGACATGGTGGGCCATGGCCGCCACGTCCCCCACCGGGGTCAGATAGCCTCGCGTCCCGTGCTCGACCTGCTCGGGGATGCCTCCGATGTCACTGGCGACCACCGGGATGCCGCAGCTCAATGCCTCGAGCGCGGCAAGGCCGAAGCTCTCCTGCTCACTCGGGAGGAGGAAGACATCGGCCGCGGCGAGCAGCTCGACGAAATGCTCCTGCTTGCCCAGGAAGGCCACACGCTCCTCGAGACCCAGTTCCCGCACCTTGCGTTCGGCAGGTGAGCGCTCGGGGCCATCTCCAATCATCACCAACCGGCACGGGTGCTCACGGTGGACCCTGGCGAAGACGGACACCACGTCGCCAATGCGCTTGACCGGCCGGAAATTCGAGACGTGGATGAGCACGGGCTCATCGTCTCGCAGGCCCGGAAAGAGCCGGTGCAGGTGGGCCCGGTCGCGGATGGGCGCGTAGCGCTCCGTGTCAACGAAGTTGGGGATGACCTCGATGGGGAAGGTCTCCGGGGGAATGCCGAACCCCTCCCAGGTGGCGCGCTGGAGGAATTCAGAAGGTGTGGTGACCGCATCACTGCGCAGGATGGAGAAGCGGGTGATGGGCAGGTAGGTGGGATCCGTCCCGACGAGCGTGGTGTCGGTGCCGTGAAGCGTCGTCACGATGCGCGGCGCCTTGTCCCCCAGGACTTCCCGGGCCATCCAGGCGGCCGTGGCATGGGGCACCGCGTAGTGGACGTGGAGGATGTCCAGGTGCTCGTACTGGGCGACCTCGATCATCTTGGAGGCGAGCGCGAGCGGATACGTCCCCGAATGGGCGAGCGCCGGGTAGTCACTCTCGGTCACTTCGTGGAAGACGACCTTCCGCGTCATGCCGTGGAGGCGCACCGGCAAGTCCCTGGCGATGAAGTGGACGCGGTGACCGCGCTCGGCCATCGCCAGGCCGATTTCGGTCGCGACCATGCCGCTGCCTCCAAAGGTGGGAAAGCAGGTGATGGCCAGGTTGAGGGGGGCGCTCATCGGGGGTCGGGGAAGAACAGGGGACGCGCGAAGGAATTCCGGCGGAAATGCTCCACCGGATCGGCCAGTCCCAAGGTCTCGCGCAGAACGTAGGGCTCACCGTGGGAGACGCCGATGCGGGCGCCGTAGAAGCGATCCCGGGCTTCGAGCGAGGTGAGCGACAGGGGCGAGCCGACCAGCGTCTGAGGACCCTCCACCCGGGCCTCCACCTGGCTTGCATAGCAACGGATGGCCGCCATCTTCTGGCCATGGGCCGCCGTCACGTCGATGACGACGCTGGGCTCGGCCAAGTGGCGCATGGGGTAGTAAAGGACCTGCCTTGGCGTGAAGGGCGTGTGGGCGGGGTCGGTCTCGAATTTGCGGACCGAGGCGAAGAACAGCGCACGGGTCACCAGCTCACTGGTGGCCTCATGGTCCGGGTGGCGTTCGTGTTGCCACGGGACGAGGACCAGCTCGGGACGCAGGCGGCGGAGCACCTCGGCCACCCGAGCGACGGGCGCGGTCTTCGCGCGTTCGGCCTCGGGCACCTCGAAGCCTGCCCACGGATGGAGCCACCCATCGGGCAGCCCTAGGTTCTCTCGAACGGTGAGTCCCAGGACCCGGGAGGCCGCTTCGGTCTCGGCGGCGCGTATTTCGGGTGTCCCGCGCGAGCTCTTCT encodes the following:
- a CDS encoding DUF2911 domain-containing protein gives rise to the protein MKAFLGYVAGVLLALTTSPAWAQLELPPASPAAKVMQVVGLTEISVDYSSPAVKGRQIWGGLVPWEQVWRTGANAATKITFGRDVTFGGKPVPAGTYALVTIPSEKGWTVVLNKELRLYGGGKSYDAKDDVVRVSGAASEIPNRERLAFLFSNTTDDQTSLDMEWEKLRISVPIQANTAAQAQENIQAMVNGSWRSLANAGRYVADTSKDYPTALKYLDSSLAIQSHWYNNWFKADILARSGKYAEARKLAQTAWDMGQKDPNFFVKDAVAKALVDWKGKK
- the bshA gene encoding N-acetyl-alpha-D-glucosaminyl L-malate synthase BshA, with translation MSAPLNLAITCFPTFGGSGMVATEIGLAMAERGHRVHFIARDLPVRLHGMTRKVVFHEVTESDYPALAHSGTYPLALASKMIEVAQYEHLDILHVHYAVPHATAAWMAREVLGDKAPRIVTTLHGTDTTLVGTDPTYLPITRFSILRSDAVTTPSEFLQRATWEGFGIPPETFPIEVIPNFVDTERYAPIRDRAHLHRLFPGLRDDEPVLIHVSNFRPVKRIGDVVSVFARVHREHPCRLVMIGDGPERSPAERKVRELGLEERVAFLGKQEHFVELLAAADVFLLPSEQESFGLAALEALSCGIPVVASDIGGIPEQVEHGTRGYLTPVGDVAAMAHHVLALVRDPEHWRLFSRNARQHVLACFQLAPAIDRYEAIYRRLSTRASPH
- the bshB1 gene encoding bacillithiol biosynthesis deacetylase BshB1, yielding MSTAEPTYGLEALAFGPHPDDVELFCGGLLATLAGFGHRTGIVDLTRGEKSSRGTPEIRAAETEAASRVLGLTVRENLGLPDGWLHPWAGFEVPEAERAKTAPVARVAEVLRRLRPELVLVPWQHERHPDHEATSELVTRALFFASVRKFETDPAHTPFTPRQVLYYPMRHLAEPSVVIDVTAAHGQKMAAIRCYASQVEARVEGPQTLVGSPLSLTSLEARDRFYGARIGVSHGEPYVLRETLGLADPVEHFRRNSFARPLFFPDPR